The genomic region GGCGGCATGGATGTGACCAAGGAAGACCTGCTGACCTATCTCAAGAAAGATGAAGAAGAAGGCTTTGTGTTCTGTCCGGATGAGGTCATGGCCCACTTCCTCGATGGCTTGGTGATCTTCAAGCGCGGCAAGGACGAAAGCCGTCCGCCGCAGCCGATTGAAACCCCGGTGACCAACAACATTATCCTTAAAAAACTTCGCGTGGCCTTCGAGCTGAAAGAAGACGACATGCATGCGATCCTTAAGGCAGCTGAATTCCCGGTGTCCAAGCCTGAACTGAGCGCGCTGTTTCGCAAGTTCGGTCACACCAACTACCGCCCGTGCGGCGACCAGTTGCTGCGTAATTTCCTCAAGGGCCTGACCCTGCGGGTCCGCGCTTAAGCCATGAGTTACCAGGTCTCGCCCGTCGGCTTCGTACGCTCCTGCTTTAAGGAGAAGTTCGCTATCCCGCGCCAACCGCAACTGGCGCCGGCCGCCCGCGGCGTGCTGGAGCTGGTGGCGCCGTTCGACCAGGGTGAGGCGGTGCAGGGGTTGGAGCAGGTCAGCCATGTGTGGCTGCTGTTTCTGTTTCACCAGGCCCTGGAAGACAAGCCGCGCCTGAAAGTGCGCCCGCCACGTTTGGGTGGCAATACGTCCATGGGCGTTTTTGCCACTCGCGCCACTCACCGGCCTAATGGCATTGGCCAGTCAGTGGTGAAGCTGGACAAGGTGGAGCCGGGGCGGCTGTGGATATCCGGGATTGATCTGCTCGATGGTACTCCGGTGCTGGATATCAAGCCGTATGTGCCGTATGCCGACGTTATCGACGGCGCCACCAACGGCATCGCCAGCAGTGCGCCGCAGCTGATTGCTGTGCAGTGGCTCAAGACTGCGCTGCAACAGGCACAAGGCCACGCTCAGCGCCTCGGCGAGCCGTTGGTGGAACTGATTGAGCAGTGCTTGGCGCAAGATCCGCGGCCGGCGTACCAGATGCCTACGTCCGAACGGGAGTACGGGGCGCAATTCTGGGATGTAGATGTGCGCTGGCACTATCCGGAACCGGGGATGATTTGTGTGCTGGAAGTGGTTCCCGCCGGATAAACCGGACACCCAATGTGGGAGGGGGCTTGCCCCCGATGGCAGTGTGTCAGTCAGTTATTTGTTAACTGGTACACCGCTATCGGGGGCAAGCCCCCTCCCACATTGGGTCTTGCTGACTTTGTATTATTTCTCGACGAACGCACGCTCAATCAAGTAATCACCCGGCTCACGCATCCGGGGCGAAACCTTCAGACCGAAGCTGTTCAACACTTCGCTGGTCTCGTCCAACATGCTTGGGCTGCCGCACAGCATGGCGCGGTCATCCTCGGGGTTGATCGGCGGCAGGCCGATGTCGCTGAACAGCTTGCCGCTGCGCATCAGGTCGGTCAGGCGGCCTTCGTTTTCGAACGGCTCGCGGGTCACAGTCGGGTAGTAGATCAACTTTTCACGCAGGGCCTCGCCGAAGAATTCGTTCTGCGGCAGATGCTCGGTGATGAATTCGCGGTAGGCGACTTCGTTGACGTAACGCACGCCGTGGCACAGGATCACTTTTTCGAAACGCTCGTAGGTTTCCGGGTCCTGGATCACGCTCATGAAGGGCGCGAGGCCAGTACCGGTGCTGAGCAGGTACAGGTGCTTGCCCGGCTTTAAATCGTCAAGCACCAGGGTGCCTGTCGGTTTTTTGCTGATAATGATCTCGTCGCCTTCCTTCAAGTGCTGCAATTGGGAAGTCAGCGGGCCATCGGGCACCTTAATGCTGAAAAACTCCAGATGCTCTTCCCAGTTCGGGCTGGCAATCGAGTAAGCGCGCATGAGCGGGCGGCCGTTGGGCTGTTGCAGGCCGATCATCACGAACTGACCGTTCTCGAAGCGCAGGCCCGGATCGCGGGTGCACTTGAAGCTGAACAGAGTGTCGTTCCAGTGATGAACACTGAGGACACGCTCGTGGTTCATGTTGCTCATGTACGGGGGACTCCTGGAAATGGGTCTGCGCCAAAGATACAGATGCGCAATTGCACAGCATTCTAATGGCGGCGACAATATCTGTTAACTGGATTATTAAGATAAGGGTTATCGGTTATATCGATATGCGATTTACTCTCCGTCAACTGCAAGTCTTCGTCGCCGTCGCCCAGCAGGAAAGCGTCTCCCGCGCTGCTGGCCTTCTGGCCTTATCTCAATCTGCCGCCAGCACATCGATCACCGAGCTGGAGCGTCAATCCAGCTGTCAATTATTCGACCGCGCCGGTAAACGCCTGAGCCTCAACGCCCTCGGCCACCAGCTGCTGCCCCAGGCCGTGGCGTTGCTGGACCAGGCCAAGGAGATCGAGGACCTGCTCAACGGCAAGTCCGGCTTCGGTTCCCTGGCGGTCGGTGCCACCCTGACCATCGGCAATTACCTGGCGACGCTGTTGATCGGCAGCTTTATGCAGCAACACCCCGAGAGCCAAGTGAAGCTGCACGTGCAGAACACTGCGCATATCGTGCATCAGGTGGCGCACTATGAAATTGACCTGGGTCTAATCGAAGGCGACTGCAGCCACCCGGATATCGAGGTGCAAACCTGGGTGGAGGACGAACTGGTGGTGTTTTGTGCGCCGCAGCATCACCTGGCCAAGGGTGGCGTGGCAAGCATGGAGGAGTTGACCCATGAAGCCTGGATCCTGCGGGAACAAGGCTCGGGCACGCGCCTGACCTTCGACCAGGCCATGCGTCATCACCGCAGCGCGCTGAATATCCGCCTGGAGCTGGAACACACAGAGGCGATCAAACGGGCGGTGGAATCTGGTTTGGGGATTGGTTGCATTTCGCGGCTGGCGCTACGCGATGCGTTCCGCCGTGGCAGCCTGGTGCCGGTGGAAACCCCAGATCTGGACCTGGCCCGGCAGTTCTACTTCATCTGGCATAAGCAGAAGTACCAGACCTCGGCCATGCGCGAGTTCCTGGAGCTGTGCCGCGCCTTCACTGCGGGGGTGCAGCGCAGCGACGAGATCGTACTGCCGAGTATCGCTTGATGCTCAGACGAGGATCACCGCCCACACCAGGGTGATCATGGTCAGCGCCACGAATTGCGCGGCGCTGCCCATGTCCTTGGCATTTTTCGACAAGGGGTGGCGGTCCAGGGAAATGCGGTCGATAGCCGCTTCCACCGCGGAGTTGAGCAGCTCGACGATCAGGGCCAACAGGCACACCGCAATCAGCAGTGCCCGCTCAACCCGGCTGACCTGCAGGAAAAAGCTCACTGGGATCAGGATAACGTTCAGCAACACCAACTGACGGAATGCCGCCTCGCCAGTGAAAGCCGCGCGCAGGCCATCCAGGGAATAGCCCCCTGCATTGAAGATACGTTTGATACCGGTTTGACCCTTGAAAGGCGACATAGATGTAGGCAACTGAACCAAAGAAGTGGGGAAGCTAGATCACGCAAAGTCAAAAAAGCGTGAAGCGGTTGTAACTTAATGCTGCGAAATTGACTCAAGTTGTTGCAACAGCAGTGCCGCCTGGGTTCGCGTACGCACCCCCAGCTTGCGGAAAATCGCTGTCACGTGTGCCTTGATGGTCGCCTCGGACACGCTCAGCTCGTAGGCAATCTGCTTGTTCAGCAGCCCCTCACAGACCATGGTCAACACGCGAAACTGCTGGGGAGTCAAGCTGGCCAGGCCATCACGGGCAGCCTTGGCTTCCTCGGACACATTGATTTCTTCAAACGCCTGGGGTGGCCACGAAACATCGCCATCCAACACCGCGCGCACGGCTTTCTGGATATCTTCCATCGCGCTGGACTTGGGAATGAAACCGCTGGCACCAAACTCCTTGGAGCGCACTACCACGTCGGCTTCTTCCTGGGCCGAAACCATCACCACAGGAATTTGTGGGTATTGCCCGCGCAGCAGCACCAGGCCCGAGAAACCGTAGGCGCCCGGCATATTCAGGTCGAGCAATACCAGGTCCCAGTCGGATTTTTCGGTGAGGCGGGCTTCGAGTTCGGCGATGCTGGCCACTTCGACCAGGCGTACATCAGGACCAAGGCCCAGGGTTACCGCCTGATGCAGTGCGCTGCGAAACAGCGGGTGGTCATCGGCTATCAGGATTTCGTATGTGGCCATTGGTTAAATGATCCTGTTTTTTATGGGAGCCCTGATGGGTTCAGGGTTCACCAATACACAAGGCGACGGCCAGGCAGCTATCGCCACAGGGCTCGCCCAACGCCAAAAGCACATGAAATGACGTCGAGCATTCACGGTTGCGCCCCAATCGGCGCCCAGCATGCCCAGCGCAGCCTGGAGGGTCAAGCGCTACGCCCGTGGGCATTCTAGCGGGTGGCGGGTTCAGGGTGCCATCATGCAAACGTCGTCTGGCTAGACTGCCGGTATATAGGGTGCAAGGCGCGTATGGACAGCGTCCATCGGGTCCAAGGGCATTTGGAACTTGGCTGCCAGGTAATGGGCGCTGAATACATCGAGGTAGGCGTCCAGCACTTCGCTTGCAGTCAAGTCTTCGGCCAGCTCCAGACACAGCGCCGCCACCTCGGCAGTACAGAAATGGTCATCACGCTTGGAACGCCGCAGCTTGTAGCGCGATAACTGCTCAGGGGCCAGGCTTAGGACTGGCAAATGCTCCAGGTAGGGGCTTTTGCGAAACATCTTGCGCGCTTCGCTCCAAGTGCCATCCAGCAGGATAAACAGCGGACGCTTGCCCTCCTCCACGCGAACTTGACTGACCACCCGTTGCGGCGCCACAAACTCGCCGGGAAATACGATGTATGGCTGCCACTGCGGGTCAGCCAACAACGTCAGCAAATCAGGATCCACCTCGGTACGTGACCAGGCATATGCCGTGGTGTCGCCGATTACATCGGCAATCAGCCAGCCCGTGTTGCTCGGCTTCATCGGTTCAACGTCGTGCATCAGCAGGCACATGGCTGACCTGGCCGCGACTTTGGGCCGCCAGGCGCACAAGCAATATTCGGGAATCACCCGACAGCCGGGGCAGCGCTCAGCCCGGGAACCACGATTGAGAAACGGCCTGATGGCACGCGCCAGGCGTTGGGTGCGCAAGCGGGAAACGGCGTGGCTCATCGGGCACGCGGCGAAGAAAAGGAAATCGACACGGAACAAACTCGTGAAAAACAGAAGTGCCCGCAGTTTACCAGCGATACGCCTGGCTGTAGTGGCAAGGGCTCACCTATAATTGCGCGCCACTGAACGCACAGCGCAGTGGCTGGTCTATGCACCAGTAACCGAATCAGGAGAGTTTAATGCTGCGTTCCATGCTGCGCCTTGTTGCCCCATCCGTCGCCCTTGCGTTGGCCTTGCCTATGGGCGCCCATGCGGCCTCGCTGCTGGAGGCTCAAATGAACAGGAAGCTGCAAAGCGTCGCGGCTGAAAGCAATAAGGACCTGCCCCGGGAAATCGATGAAAAGACCCTGGAAGTGGCCTACACCGTCGAAGGCATGCAGCTGATTGATCACCTCAGCGTGCTACCTGATCGCGCCGAACAGATGCGCGCCAACCCCAAGGCTGTGTACTTCCAGCTGGGCCGCAGTGTGTGCACCAACCCGGGCTATCGCGAGCTGATGGCCAAGGGCGCGGTGATGCGCTACGAAATCACCGAAAACAAGACCAACCGTCCTGTAGCGTCGGTCAAGTTTGTTGAGGCCGATTGCCCGGCGCCGGCAAAGAAGAAAAAGTAACCATTGCTGACTCCTCACGCGCTGCTGTCCAGTAGCGCGTATGCCCCCGCTGCGTTTCCTGCCAACAACCGAACTTCGTGATGGGTGACCAATAAGCGGTTGCCAGCCAAGGGTTTTTCAGCCCATGATCAGCCATCCCATACGCCCATCCACAGCAGTTTCAATGCTGTTCTGTAGTACTTTCAGGGCAAGAAAGGCCTGCCCTCCTGCGGCATGTCGCGACACATGCAGTGTCGTGGCCCCGACGACGCTCTCGTCGACTACCCAGGCCCTGCAAAGAAGGAGAAGTTGAATGCCTTATGAATCGAATGAGCAATTGCTTCGTCATTTTGAAGAAAACGGGACCGACCTCACGCAGCAGGTCGACGCGCAAATCCAGCTGATCGCCCCTAATAGCCCAAATATCCCCCTTTATCGCGACATGATCCTCACCGTCCTGCGCATGGCCCAGGACGACCGCGACCGCTGGAACGCCAAGATCACCCTGCGCGCCATCCGCGAACTGGACCACGCCTTTCGTGTACTCGAACAGTTCAAGGGGCGGCGCAAGGTGACAGTATTCGGCTCGGCACGCACACCTGTGGAAAGCCCATTGTATGCGTTAGCCCGAGAAGTGGGCGCTGCGTTGGCGCGTTCCGACCTGATGGTCATCACCGGCGGCGGCGGCGGTATCATGGCCGCAGCCCACGAGGGCGCGGGCCTGGAGCACAGCCTGGGGTTCAACATCACCCTGCCGTTTGAACAGCACGCCAATCCGACCATCGATGGCACCGAAAACCTGCTGTCCTTCCACTTCTTCTTTACCCGCAAGCTGTTCTTCGTCAAGGAAGCCGATGCGCTGGTGCTATGCCCGGGTGGTTTCGGCACCCTGGATGAGGCACTTGAAGTGTTGACCCTGATTCAGACCGGTAAGAGCCCACTGGTGCCGGTGGTATTGCTGGATGCACCGGGTGGTGGGTTCTGGCAAGGCGCCCTGGACTTTATCCGCAGCCAGTTGGAAGCCAATCGCTATATCCTGCCCACCGACCTCAAGCTGATCCGCCTGGTCTACAGCGCCGAGGAAGCGGTGGACGAAATCAACCAGTTTTACGCCAACTTCCACTCTACCCGTTGGTTGAAGCGTGAGTTTGTGGTGCGCATGCACCATCCCCTCAGCGACCATGCCTTGGCCCATTTGCAGGAAGAATTTGCCAGCCTGCGGCTCAGTGGTGAGTTCCAGCAACTCGCCTATACAGGTGAAGACCACGACGAACCGCGATTCAGTCATTTGACCCGCTTGGTGTTCAACTTCAATGGCCGCGATCAGGGGCGGCTACGAGAGTTGGTGGATTACATCAACCTCCCGGAAAACTGGGCGCAGGCTCAGGGCAAGACGCAGCAACGGGTGACGCCAGAACCCGCGTGACTTTATTGCAGGCGAAAAAAAAGGCCCACTATTTTCATAGTGGGCCTTTTGTTTTGTAGCGTTCAATCGTCCATATCTCGACCGCTTAACAAGCGACTGATCATGTCCATGGAAAACCCACGATAACTCAGAAAACGACCTTGCTTCGCACGCTCCCTGGCATCTATCGGAAGGTGACCGGCAAACTTGCGACGCCAGGTGTCTTCCAACTGCGACTGCCAACTGATACCGCATTCACGTAGCGCGAGGTCGATATCGGCACGTTGCAGGCCACGCTGGCTCAGCTCTTCGCGAATTCGCACTGGGCCATAGCCAGATCGCGCGCGGTAAGACACAAAGCTTTCAAGGTAACGGGCTTCCGACAACAGCCCCTCTTCCGTCAACCGGTCAAGGGCTGTTTCGATCATCTCAGGCTCTGCGCCGCGCTGACGCAATTTACGCGTCAGCTCGACTCGACCATGCTCGCGGCGAGCGAGCAGGTCCATCGCAGTGCGCCGAACGGCGACGAGTGTATCCAGTACCACAGTCATCGTTTGCTTCAGATGTCAGTGTCTGCTTCTTCCATTTCGTCAACCGGCTCGCGGTTGGCGGCAGCTTTCACGTCCGGCGCTGGGGTCAGCAGCTTATCGCGAATCTGCTTCTCAAGCGTGGCGGCGATATCCGGGTTGTCTGCCAGGAACTTGGCGGAGTTGGCCTTGCCCTGACCGATCTTGCTGCCGTTGTAGGCATACCAGGCACCGGATTTCTCGACGAAACCGTGCAGCACGCCCAGGTCGATCATCTCGCCGTTCAGGTAGATACCCTTGCCGTAGAGGATCTGGAACTCGGCCTGACGGAACGGAGGAGCCACCTTGTTCTTCACAACCTTGACGCGGGTTTCGCTACCGACAACCTCATCACCTTCCTTCACCGCGCCAGTACGTCGGATATCCAGACGGACCGAAGCGTAGAACTTCAGCGCGTTACCACCCGTGGTGGTTTCCGGGCTGCCGAACATCACGCCGATCTTCATACGGATCTGGTTGATGAAGATCACCAGGCAGTTGGCGTTCTTGATGTTACCGGTGATTTTACGCAGCGCCTGGGACATCAGGCGGGCTTGCAGGCCCACGTGCATGTCACCCATTTCGCCTTCGATTTCAGCCTTGGGTACCAATGCGGCCACGGAGTCGACCACGATCACGTCGATGGCGTTGGAGCGCACCAGCATGTCGGTGATTTCCAGGGCCTGTTCGCCGGTGTCCGGCTGGGAAACCAGCAGGTCGTCGACGTTGACGCCCAGCTTGCCGGCGTACTCAGGGTCCAGGGCGTGCTCGGCGTCGACGAATGCGCAGGTCGCTCCCATCTTTTGCGCCTGGGCGATCACCGACAGAGTCAGGGTGGTTTTACCGGAAGATTCAGGACCGTAGATCTCAACGATACGGCCTTTTGGCAGGCCGCCAATGCCGAGCGCGATATCCAGACCCAGAGAGCCAGTGGAAATAGCCGGGATCGCCTGACGGTCGTGATCGCCCATACGCATTACGGCACCCTTGCCGAATTGACGTTCGATCTGACCCAGGGCCGCAGCCAAGGCTTTCTTCTTGTTGTCGTCCATTAAAGTCCTCACGTAATCAATAAGGCCTGACGGCCAACACCTGTATAAGTAGACAGTATTGTTCCACAAAGATACGGGATCGCCTACCCCTGTTTTTCTATTTCTGCTGCAGCTCGTCGCAACAAGCCCTCCAGCGCGGCCTTTACCGTTTGTCGGCGGACGTCATCGCGGTTGCCGGGAAAGTGCGCAAGCTCGGCCGTGACCTCGTCACCTACTGCAAAGGCCAGCCAGACAGTACCGACCGGCTTGTCCGGCGAACCGCCATCCGGGCCGGCAATACCGCTGACCGCGACGGCAAAGCGCGCCAGGCTTTTTTCCTGCGCGCCACGGGCCATGGCCTCCACCACTTCCTGGCTGACGGCGCCTACTTTGGAGAAAAGTTTTTCCGGCACGTTCAACTGCCGCGTCTTCTGCCGGTTGGAATAGGTGACATAGCCCGCCTCGAACCAGGCCGAACTGCCCGGTATCCGCGTAATGGCCTCGGCAATCCCGCCGCCGGTGCAGGACTCGGCAGTGGTGACGTGAGCATTGAGCACCTGCAAACGACGACCAAGGTCGGCAGCCAGTTGAGTGATTTCCTTCACGGTCTTCTCCAGGAATGAGCGAGGGGTTCGCCTACCCTACAGGAGCTTATCGACCATGCAAGATAGAGAGTGCATCAAGAGGCTAACGTGCGACGGCCTGCACATACACCTGGCAGGCACGCAGGGCGATCAGGGCGCTGTCGCCGTCGTCGGTGATGCGGATAATTCGCTGAGCATGCGCCGGGTCAAGTCGGGCTCGCGGGGCTGCATGAACCAGGCTGCCGGCGGTGGTGGTGGCTGGCACTGTACAGCCACTGGCGGAATCGGCGGCGTCGAAAAGGACTGACAACCGCACATCAGCAGTGGCCAGGCGATCACGCAGAGCAGCTTGGTTGCGTTGGGCATCGTTCATCTCCTGGGTGTGTTGGTGGTCGTTGGCGTTGAGTTGTTGCTCAAGGGCCAGGCGCTTTTCCTGTTCCGCCCTCTGCTGGCTCAGCGCCGCCTGGTTTTGCTGGTTCAACGTTTGCAAATGGGAAGCGGCCTGATGCTCCAGCTGCGCACCATATCGCCAGGCCTGCAACTGCCACACCAGCGCCATGAGCAGGCCTATGCCGATCCACCGCAACACACTTAGGAAACGCATAGCACCGCCTTCGCCCGCGCCCACAACTGCAAGCGGTCCTCCAGGCCGTTGAGTCCGCCGTTGATACGCCGGGTAATGGTGGTGAACTGGTTTTTGTCAGCCAGTTCGTTGAGCCCGTTGCTTTGCCAGAACCAGGCGGCGGATTCACAGGCCCATTGCGGTTGTTCCAATAAATGGGGTTGCCTCAACAAGCGATCATCACCAAACAGTGCCTGACTGCAAGCGAGGTAATTGCGACGCCCCGTGATCTGGATCAGCCCCCTGCCCCGGTACCTTTGACCGTCACCATCTGCTTCGGGGGTATTACCCAAGCGTGCGGCCAAGTTACCGGTGTCGTACTTGCTGAGGTATTGATCGCTGCCTAGTTCTCGGACGTAGCGCAGCTCGGCGGACTCATGGCCGATCTGGGCGAGAAACGCGGCGATGCGCTTGGGCGTGTTGATGTCCCAATTCAGCATGGCCGAATTGATAGCAGATATGAAAATGCCCGCTTGAGAGCGGGCATTCGGGAACATTTGCTGGAACTGATCGAGCGTCATGTGAGGACCTTGCCACGCGCCTCCGCCCGGGCCGCCAGAACATTTTCGGGTATGGGTGTGTTTTCCTCAAGGAACCTCAAGCTGTACCAGTCGGTAGAGGCAAGATAAGCGCGGGCCTCACGGGAGTCCGCCTGCGCCTGGAGGTCTTGCAGTGTCTGGTTTTTTTCCAACTTCGACAGATCAAACATCGTTCAGACCCTCAACAGGTTTGGCCAGGTGGGTGGGCGGATCAATTGGCTCAACCGGGAAAGGAACGGGCCCGGCCGATACCTGGAGTCTGCCGTTCTGCCACATATAAGCTGGTGCACCTGCGTTAACGGCCAATTTCAAGGTCAACTCGATCTCACCGTTGCGACGACTGACGGGCCCTGCGAACAACTCATGTCCGATGGCGGACATGGGCAGGGTCATCCCGTCAGGGATCAGTGAAAGATCAATCCTTTCGCCGTTCAGGATCAGTGTTTCGCCCTCGACGATGGCCGTCGTGGGAATAGCGGTGCCAAGAGGCCGAAAAGGAACGTGGTGAATAATCATGCGTGCCATCTCCCGATTGCCGTCACTGTCACGATATTGTTCAGCGTCCGGTCGGACATAAAAAAGTAGGAACCACTATTGCCGTAGCACCTGGCCGACATGTCCCAGTCAACCGACGGGTAAATGTTGGGGAACACCGCCACAGGCGTGTCCGCGAAAGCCGCCAGCCATGCAACGTTGCGCGTGACACCAGCGGTATAGCCGGTAAACCGCTGCTGACAGATTTGCAGGCCGCCGGCAAAGCGGAAGTACCAGTTATCGAGCGCACCACCACGCTCGATCAGCCCGGAGTTAATTGGCAAAGCACCCGAAGGGCCAGCATTGAGCACCCCGGAAATCGCGTTGCCGTTATGAAGAATGCTGCGCCAGTTGGGCGCAGCCGCGCCTGGGTTGACACTGAACTGGCGAAAGTGAATACCATCCCCCGATACCGCCATGGACAATTGCGCACGCCACTGCGGATCATGGCCCCAGGCCTGGGACAGCACACTGACTGCAGTAAACCCCGGCACTCCGTCCGGGTGACCGTAATAACTGTACAGACCCGTATTGGCTTTATTCGGCGAGGCTGTTTGCGCCGCCGACAACCCAATCAACTCCCCCGGTGTTGCACCTGGCCCGGTCCCCAGGGCGAAGACCGACGTGTTGATTTCGGCACGCCACGGAGACCACAGACCGTCGCCACGTCGACCCCGAGTAAAAACCGATTCATCGAGCATGGCCTTCGCGGTTTGCCACACATAACCGCCGGAGTTAGCAACCTGCAGAATCTGTACAAACGGGTTAGGCAGGTTGATGCCGCCATTGCCGAATTGAAACAGACCACTGACTCGAGGCAACTCATTGGCATCATCCGTGGGCTGTTTTGAAATCGGTGTGCTGCCCCAACCTGCATGCCCCATCATTGACACCCGCCCTGGGGTGAAGTCGTCGCTGCCGGTCACCACGTTTTGAGTGGCTGCCGTACCCAACTGAGCCTGGCGGGCAAACAACTCCTGGGTCATTGCGTTGATCTTGATACTGGCGCTGCGCGGTGTGTCACCACCGACGCCAGTGGGTGCCGCACCAATATTGATTTCCTGTCGTGCCATGTGGACTCTCCATAGTCAGTGCAATAAAAAACCCGCTAAAAAGCGGGTACGGGGTATCTGCGTCATTCTCAGGGCAGATGTTTTTCACCAAGCCGGTAGATCGTGGCGCGTGCCGCATTGCGAGCAGCCTGGATGTCGGCAGGCATGAGAATGCCCTCCTCCATCTGCGCCAACGCATACCAGTCACTGTCCCTGAGGTAGCCATGGGCCTGATCCAGGGCGAGATCATCTTCCAGCTCCTGGGCGCTCTTTATTTTTTGCAACTGGCTGACATCAATCATGGATCACCTCTTCCAGGGAGGGTGCTGACCACTCTTCAGTTATTGCCGAGGTGGGTACTTCAACTGGCCCATTAGAGATCACCTCAATGATCCCAGGCTCCGCCGGGTTTCGCAGCCACAGCGGGTCATCCCACTTGACCGGCAATTTAAGCGTCAGGGTCAGGTCGCCGCCGATACGTGCGACGGTATCGACAAAACAGTCACTGTCCATGGCACTGGCCAGAAGGCGGTATCCGTCCGGGATGACCGAAAGATCAAAATCCCGACCATTGACCGTGATCACTTCATCGTGCACAGAGACCTTCAGCGGCTCATCCGTCAAGAAGGGAAACAATTTGATCCTGATCATTTCCAGGCTCCCCATACAGTCACGGCGTTTTGGAAACTTTGAGCTGTCGAGCCATTTCTGATGATGATGTCCACCGCACTGGTCCCGTTGACGTAGCAGTTCAACGCGCCGAAATGTTCATAAGTCATCTGAGGCTGCGGATTTACATAAACACTGCCACTGCCCAATACGATTGCTACCGGCAAAGCAACCGTCACCACCGTAGGCTGATTAGGTGGCAATACCGCACTGACCGGACTATAGCCCTGAATGCAGATCTGGCCGTTGATGTACTTGCTGATATTCCAACCGCCTACCACTGTTTTATTC from Pseudomonas synxantha harbors:
- the recA gene encoding recombinase RecA; translated protein: MDDNKKKALAAALGQIERQFGKGAVMRMGDHDRQAIPAISTGSLGLDIALGIGGLPKGRIVEIYGPESSGKTTLTLSVIAQAQKMGATCAFVDAEHALDPEYAGKLGVNVDDLLVSQPDTGEQALEITDMLVRSNAIDVIVVDSVAALVPKAEIEGEMGDMHVGLQARLMSQALRKITGNIKNANCLVIFINQIRMKIGVMFGSPETTTGGNALKFYASVRLDIRRTGAVKEGDEVVGSETRVKVVKNKVAPPFRQAEFQILYGKGIYLNGEMIDLGVLHGFVEKSGAWYAYNGSKIGQGKANSAKFLADNPDIAATLEKQIRDKLLTPAPDVKAAANREPVDEMEEADTDI
- a CDS encoding CinA family protein → MKEITQLAADLGRRLQVLNAHVTTAESCTGGGIAEAITRIPGSSAWFEAGYVTYSNRQKTRQLNVPEKLFSKVGAVSQEVVEAMARGAQEKSLARFAVAVSGIAGPDGGSPDKPVGTVWLAFAVGDEVTAELAHFPGNRDDVRRQTVKAALEGLLRRAAAEIEKQG
- a CDS encoding lysis system i-spanin subunit Rz translates to MRFLSVLRWIGIGLLMALVWQLQAWRYGAQLEHQAASHLQTLNQQNQAALSQQRAEQEKRLALEQQLNANDHQHTQEMNDAQRNQAALRDRLATADVRLSVLFDAADSASGCTVPATTTAGSLVHAAPRARLDPAHAQRIIRITDDGDSALIALRACQVYVQAVAR
- a CDS encoding glycoside hydrolase family 19 protein, with amino-acid sequence MTLDQFQQMFPNARSQAGIFISAINSAMLNWDINTPKRIAAFLAQIGHESAELRYVRELGSDQYLSKYDTGNLAARLGNTPEADGDGQRYRGRGLIQITGRRNYLACSQALFGDDRLLRQPHLLEQPQWACESAAWFWQSNGLNELADKNQFTTITRRINGGLNGLEDRLQLWARAKAVLCVS